A single genomic interval of Planctomycetaceae bacterium harbors:
- a CDS encoding IS630 family transposase, with product MRASEQDRPDIAAHRRNFQIAARFAEAQRFIFLDESGAKTNMTRRYGRALIGQRCLDAVPHGHWKTTTMISAIRSDQVIRQASIVFDGPTNAVTFRGYVEQCLAPALRPGDIVVMDNLSSHKATGVREAIEAAGADLWYLPPYSPDMNPIEKLWSKVKAWLRRAAGRTLEELIGVIGQALRAVSAEECQGYFRSCGYATDDR from the coding sequence CTGAGAGCCAGCGAGCAGGATCGGCCCGACATTGCGGCCCATCGCCGCAACTTCCAGATCGCCGCGCGATTCGCCGAAGCCCAACGATTCATCTTCCTTGATGAATCCGGTGCCAAAACGAATATGACCCGTCGGTACGGCCGCGCGTTGATCGGGCAACGCTGTCTGGATGCCGTGCCACATGGGCACTGGAAGACCACAACGATGATCAGCGCGATTCGCAGCGACCAAGTCATCCGCCAGGCGAGCATCGTCTTCGACGGTCCCACCAACGCGGTGACCTTCCGTGGGTACGTGGAGCAGTGCCTGGCGCCGGCGTTACGACCTGGAGACATCGTGGTGATGGACAATCTGTCCAGCCATAAGGCCACGGGCGTTCGCGAGGCGATCGAAGCGGCCGGGGCGGATCTGTGGTATCTGCCCCCTTACTCGCCGGACATGAATCCCATCGAGAAACTCTGGAGCAAGGTCAAGGCGTGGTTGCGTCGGGCCGCCGGGCGTACGTTGGAGGAACTCATTGGTGTGATCGGCCAAGCTCTCAGGGCCGTGAGCGCGGAGGAGTGCCAAGGCTACTTCCGTAGCTGCGGATACGCTACAGATGATCGCTAG
- a CDS encoding IS630 transposase-related protein, translated as MKAYSMDLRKRVLAMCDAGHGTADVARVLNVSSAWVRRLKQRRREDGTIAPRACGGDRVSKICGQALTRLHEFVQEQPGATLPQLQERCGQELGIHCSVMAVWRACRKLGLSLKKKR; from the coding sequence ATGAAAGCATACTCAATGGATTTACGTAAGCGTGTGTTGGCAATGTGCGACGCGGGGCATGGCACGGCGGATGTTGCGCGAGTGCTGAACGTTAGCTCGGCCTGGGTACGCCGGCTCAAACAACGTCGTCGCGAGGATGGCACAATTGCTCCGCGGGCCTGCGGGGGCGACCGGGTCAGCAAGATATGCGGCCAGGCTCTGACTCGACTTCACGAGTTTGTCCAAGAGCAGCCCGGCGCGACATTGCCGCAACTGCAGGAGCGATGTGGGCAGGAACTGGGCATTCACTGCAGCGTGATGGCCGTCTGGCGGGCCTGCAGAAAGCTGGGTCTGTCACTTAAAAAAAAACGCTGA
- a CDS encoding WYL domain-containing protein, whose amino-acid sequence MWANMLGRVFGRMIASLPDRIEIAPQDLLARVEFDPNGAAEVSPVLLDSLAKIISHNQTIRMKYRPLGAPRPREYTVDPYVLRRMRGAWYLAARDHRSGHVPLFNLMRIGSFGTTGQTFDYQKSGFNPADYFKNTFGAFETKDVHHVAVEFTGTAAKLVQERRWHSSQKLTPQPRGRLKFEVDISHLDDILPWILSWGRQAKVLSPQALKKTIAAEAASVMCNYWATKKACKNFCKELEH is encoded by the coding sequence ATGTGGGCCAACATGCTCGGCCGCGTGTTCGGCCGCATGATCGCCTCGCTGCCCGACCGCATCGAGATCGCCCCGCAGGACCTGCTGGCCAGGGTCGAGTTCGACCCCAACGGGGCCGCCGAAGTCAGCCCGGTCCTGCTGGACAGCCTCGCCAAGATCATCAGCCACAACCAGACCATCCGGATGAAATACCGGCCCCTCGGCGCCCCGCGCCCGCGCGAGTACACCGTCGACCCCTACGTGCTGCGGCGAATGCGAGGCGCGTGGTACCTGGCCGCCCGCGACCACCGCAGCGGCCACGTACCGCTGTTCAACCTGATGCGCATCGGCTCTTTCGGCACCACCGGCCAGACATTCGACTACCAGAAGTCAGGATTCAATCCCGCCGACTATTTCAAGAACACGTTCGGGGCGTTCGAGACTAAGGACGTCCACCACGTGGCCGTCGAGTTCACCGGCACCGCCGCCAAACTCGTGCAGGAGCGCCGCTGGCACAGTTCGCAAAAGCTCACCCCCCAGCCCCGCGGCCGCCTGAAGTTCGAAGTGGACATCTCCCACCTCGACGACATCCTCCCCTGGATCCTCTCCTGGGGCCGCCAGGCCAAGGTCCTCTCCCCCCAAGCCCTGAAGAAAACCATCGCCGCCGAAGCGGCCAGCGTGATGTGCAATTACTGGGCGACAAAGAAGGCCTGCAAGAACTTCTGCAAGGAACTGGAGCATTGA
- a CDS encoding HTH domain-containing protein produces MKRSDKTRPPRTEDAYSKFRTRWRHVLHIDQRIRDNDAPNCMQLAGELEVSRRTILRDIDFMKYDLGAPLDYDAARRGYVYGEPNWIMPTSESARASFSPCSSPKRPWPPTTERCGPTCSAACSAA; encoded by the coding sequence ATGAAACGATCTGACAAAACCCGGCCGCCGCGCACCGAAGACGCCTATTCCAAGTTCCGCACCCGCTGGCGGCACGTGCTGCACATCGACCAGCGAATCCGCGACAACGACGCCCCCAACTGCATGCAACTGGCCGGCGAACTGGAGGTCAGCCGCCGCACCATCCTGCGCGACATCGACTTCATGAAGTACGACCTGGGCGCCCCGCTGGATTACGACGCCGCCCGGCGCGGATACGTCTACGGCGAGCCCAACTGGATCATGCCAACGTCCGAATCAGCGAGGGCGAGCTTTTCGCCCTGCTCGTCGCCGAAAAGGCCCTGGCCGCCTACGACGGAACGATGTGGGCCAACATGCTCGGCCGCGTGTTCGGCCGCATGA
- the dnaB gene encoding replicative DNA helicase has product MTAKGMTPLRVPPQSIEAEVCVLGSMMLDAATIDLVVQINKADHFFRPAHAVVFQTLVEMRDAGKAVDLVLLKDELTRRNQLEHVGGTEYLVAMIEGLPSAANAEYYAKIVRDKAILRQIIRAGGDMAAHAFTPDAAAEGVVEEAEKRIFAISSDNITAQGVFLGTMLQQTFEKLESHNGRCLLGQPSGYPQLDGLTSGFQNGDLIILAARPSMGKTSLLLNMAEHMGVVEGKTVALFSLEMSTEQLMQRFLASYARVSLQKMRRGVISAEDWTQLQLAAGDLSTARIIIDDSADLSITQIRGRARRLWAQHRIDCIFVDYLQLVRFYGRSENRQTEVAEMSRGLKSLARELKIPVITAAQLNRKPADRPSHRPQMSDLRESGSIEQDADVIALLHREDYFHAGEEGYMESGITELILAKQRNGPTGTVPLIFREEFTRFESAAQ; this is encoded by the coding sequence ATGACAGCCAAAGGCATGACGCCCCTGAGAGTCCCGCCGCAGTCGATCGAAGCCGAGGTCTGCGTTCTGGGTTCGATGATGCTCGACGCGGCGACGATCGACCTGGTCGTCCAGATCAACAAGGCCGACCACTTCTTCCGCCCGGCCCACGCGGTGGTGTTTCAGACGCTGGTTGAGATGCGCGACGCCGGCAAAGCGGTCGATCTGGTGCTGCTTAAGGATGAACTGACCAGACGCAACCAGCTCGAACACGTCGGCGGCACCGAGTACCTCGTGGCGATGATCGAAGGCTTGCCCAGCGCCGCCAACGCCGAGTACTATGCCAAGATCGTCCGCGACAAGGCGATCTTGCGGCAGATCATCCGAGCTGGCGGCGACATGGCTGCTCACGCTTTCACACCTGATGCTGCCGCCGAGGGCGTCGTCGAGGAAGCTGAGAAGCGCATCTTCGCCATCTCATCGGACAACATCACCGCCCAAGGCGTGTTCCTGGGCACCATGCTCCAGCAAACGTTCGAGAAGCTCGAAAGCCACAATGGCCGCTGCCTTCTGGGCCAGCCGTCGGGCTACCCGCAGTTGGACGGCCTCACCAGCGGGTTCCAGAATGGCGACCTGATCATCCTGGCGGCGCGGCCGAGCATGGGCAAGACCAGCCTCCTGCTGAACATGGCCGAGCACATGGGCGTGGTCGAGGGCAAGACGGTGGCCCTGTTCTCGCTGGAAATGTCCACCGAGCAGCTCATGCAGCGATTCCTCGCTTCCTATGCCCGCGTGTCGCTCCAGAAGATGCGCCGCGGCGTGATCTCGGCCGAGGATTGGACGCAGCTTCAACTGGCCGCCGGCGACCTGTCCACGGCCAGGATCATCATTGACGATTCTGCCGACTTGTCGATCACGCAGATTCGTGGCCGCGCGCGGCGCCTCTGGGCGCAACACCGCATCGACTGCATCTTCGTGGACTATCTGCAACTCGTGCGGTTCTACGGCCGCAGCGAAAACCGCCAGACCGAGGTTGCCGAAATGTCTCGCGGGCTCAAGAGCCTCGCTCGTGAACTGAAGATTCCGGTAATCACGGCCGCCCAGTTGAACCGCAAACCAGCCGACCGCCCCAGCCACCGCCCACAGATGAGCGACCTGCGCGAGAGCGGATCCATTGAGCAGGACGCCGATGTGATTGCCCTGCTGCACCGGGAGGATTACTTCCATGCCGGCGAGGAGGGCTACATGGAGTCCGGCATCACCGAACTGATCCTGGCCAAGCAGCGCAACGGCCCCACCGGCACCGTCCCGCTGATCTTCCGCGAGGAGTTCACCAGATTCGAATCCGCCGCCCAGTAG
- a CDS encoding DNA polymerase ligase N-terminal domain-containing protein — MAERFVILEHSGHGAVHWDFMLESGAALATWQVGCDPCGLAVGEEAAARRLADHRLAYLTYEGAVSGGRGSVRRVASGQYELVERQLDRWQVTLQSGRGGEVAEFAITLTSPGGTDWTLVRLS; from the coding sequence ATGGCCGAACGGTTTGTCATTCTGGAGCACAGCGGGCATGGGGCGGTGCATTGGGACTTCATGCTCGAAAGCGGGGCGGCGCTGGCGACTTGGCAGGTCGGGTGCGATCCGTGTGGGTTGGCGGTGGGGGAGGAGGCGGCTGCGCGGCGGCTGGCGGATCATCGGTTGGCGTATCTGACGTATGAAGGAGCGGTCAGCGGCGGGCGGGGCAGCGTGCGGCGGGTGGCCTCAGGTCAGTACGAGTTGGTTGAGCGGCAACTCGACCGTTGGCAGGTAACATTGCAGAGTGGACGTGGCGGCGAGGTCGCGGAGTTCGCCATCACTTTGACGTCGCCGGGCGGGACTGACTGGACGCTGGTGCGCTTGTCATAG